In a single window of the Papaver somniferum cultivar HN1 chromosome 8, ASM357369v1, whole genome shotgun sequence genome:
- the LOC113301264 gene encoding short-chain dehydrogenase TIC 32, chloroplastic-like isoform X2: MAVRNMTAGRAVKDAIVKENHNAKVDVMELDLSSMASVRKFATEFNSLDLPLNILINNAGVGTSFKLSKDNIELVFATNHLGHFLLTELLLETMKNTACQSNIEGRIINLSSDLHKFSYDEGIRFDKLNDELGYNIWKSYSQSKLANILHANELARRLKEDGVQVTANSLHPGAVATNIFRNTFLSGFVSTLGKLVFKNVQQGASTTCYIALHPNVKGVSGEYFKDNNISKSDPKAQDTELAKKLWDFSLKLIHHA, encoded by the exons ATGGCGGTGAGGAATATGACTGCAGGTAGAGCTGTCAAAGATGCAATAGTTAAAGAAAACCATAATGCCAAAGTTGATGTAATGGAGTTAGATCTTAGCTCCATGGCGTCAGTGAGAAAATTTGCGACTGAATTCAATTCCCTTGATCTTCCACTTAACATTCTTAT TAACAATGCAGGAGTTGGGACCTCCTTCAAGCTTTCCAAAGACAACATAGAGCTGGTATTTGCAACAAATCATCTAG GTCATTTTCTTTTGACTGAACTTTTACTAGAAACCATGAAAAACACGGCCTGCCAAAGTAACATAGAAGGAAGAATTATCAACCTCTCATCTGACTTACACAAGTTTTCGTATGATGAAGGGATTCGTTTTGATAAACTCAACGATGAATTAGG GTACAATATCTGGAAATCATACTCACAATCGAAACTCGCGAATATACTGCACGCTAATGAGCTTGCAAGACGCCTCAAG GAGGATGGGGTTCAAGTAACAGCAAATTCTCTTCATCCCGGAGCTGTGGCGACCAATATATTTCGCAACACCTTTTTAAGTG GATTTGTTTCGACGCTGGGAAAATTGGTTTTTAAAAATGTTCAACAG GGGGCATCAACGACATGCTATATTGCATTACATCCGAACGTCAAAGGTGTAAGCGGCGAATATTTTAAAGACAACAACATCTCAAAATCAGACCCCAAAGCCCAAGATACAGAATTAGCTAAGAAACTATGGGATTTCAGCTTAAAATTGATCCACCATGCTTGA
- the LOC113301264 gene encoding short-chain dehydrogenase TIC 32, chloroplastic-like isoform X1, translated as MWLFRRSKNGPSGFSSSSTSEEVTHGIDASALTAIVTGASSGIGVETARVLALRGAHVIMAVRNMTAGRAVKDAIVKENHNAKVDVMELDLSSMASVRKFATEFNSLDLPLNILINNAGVGTSFKLSKDNIELVFATNHLGHFLLTELLLETMKNTACQSNIEGRIINLSSDLHKFSYDEGIRFDKLNDELGYNIWKSYSQSKLANILHANELARRLKEDGVQVTANSLHPGAVATNIFRNTFLSGFVSTLGKLVFKNVQQGASTTCYIALHPNVKGVSGEYFKDNNISKSDPKAQDTELAKKLWDFSLKLIHHA; from the exons ATGTGGTTGTTTAGAAGAAGCAAAAATGGTCCATCTGGGTTCTCATCTTCTAGTACATCTGAGGAAGTAACTCATGGAATCGACGCATCTGCTCTTACTGCCATTGTCACTG GTGCATCAAGTGGTATTGGTGTTGAGACTGCACGTGTTCTTGCATTGCGTGGAGCTCATGTAATCATGGCGGTGAGGAATATGACTGCAGGTAGAGCTGTCAAAGATGCAATAGTTAAAGAAAACCATAATGCCAAAGTTGATGTAATGGAGTTAGATCTTAGCTCCATGGCGTCAGTGAGAAAATTTGCGACTGAATTCAATTCCCTTGATCTTCCACTTAACATTCTTAT TAACAATGCAGGAGTTGGGACCTCCTTCAAGCTTTCCAAAGACAACATAGAGCTGGTATTTGCAACAAATCATCTAG GTCATTTTCTTTTGACTGAACTTTTACTAGAAACCATGAAAAACACGGCCTGCCAAAGTAACATAGAAGGAAGAATTATCAACCTCTCATCTGACTTACACAAGTTTTCGTATGATGAAGGGATTCGTTTTGATAAACTCAACGATGAATTAGG GTACAATATCTGGAAATCATACTCACAATCGAAACTCGCGAATATACTGCACGCTAATGAGCTTGCAAGACGCCTCAAG GAGGATGGGGTTCAAGTAACAGCAAATTCTCTTCATCCCGGAGCTGTGGCGACCAATATATTTCGCAACACCTTTTTAAGTG GATTTGTTTCGACGCTGGGAAAATTGGTTTTTAAAAATGTTCAACAG GGGGCATCAACGACATGCTATATTGCATTACATCCGAACGTCAAAGGTGTAAGCGGCGAATATTTTAAAGACAACAACATCTCAAAATCAGACCCCAAAGCCCAAGATACAGAATTAGCTAAGAAACTATGGGATTTCAGCTTAAAATTGATCCACCATGCTTGA